In a single window of the Centropristis striata isolate RG_2023a ecotype Rhode Island chromosome 18, C.striata_1.0, whole genome shotgun sequence genome:
- the tmem121ab gene encoding transmembrane protein 121Ab, giving the protein MVLPPPDKRHVCLTTIVIMTSMAFMDAYLVEQNQGPRKIGVCIIVLVGDVCFLIVLRYVAVWVGAEVRTARRGYAMILWFLYIFVLEIKLYFVFQNCKADRKSLETVARKALTLLLSVCVPGLYLVLVALDSMEYVRTFRKKEDMRSRLFWVALDLLDLLDIQANLWEPQRTGLPIWAEGLMFFYCYILLLILPCVSLSEISMQGEHMSPQKMMLYPVLSLVTINVVTILIRGVNMVLFQDSRVSTIFVGKNVVAIATKASTFLEYRRQVKEFPHPQNAMALELQQNSHTQPLPNATSLPHEPSPAQDVIDT; this is encoded by the coding sequence ATGGTGTTGCCGCCCCCAGACAAACGCCACGTGTGCCTGACCACCATCGTCATCATGACCAGCATGGCCTTCATGGACGCCTACCTGGTGGAGCAGAACCAGGGTCCCAGGAAGATCGGTGTGTGCATTATAGTGCTGGTAGGGGATGTGTGCTTCCTCATAGTGCTGCGGTATGTGGCGGTGTGGGTTGGCGCCGAGGTGCGCACCGCCCGGCGGGGATACGCCATGATCCTCTGGTTTCTGTACATCTTTGTTCTGGAGATCAAGCTCTACTTTGTCTTTCAGAATTGTAAGGCAGACAGGAAGAGTTTGGAGACGGTGGCCCGCAAGGCTTTGACGTTATTATTATCCGTATGTGTGCCGGGCTTATACTTGGTTTTAGTGGCTCTTGATAGTATGGAATATGTGAGAACTTTCCGGAAGAAGGAGGACATGAGGAGTCGTCTGTTCTGGGTGGCTCTGGACCTCCTGGACCTGCTGGATATCCAAGCCAACCTGTGGGAGCCCCAGCGGACAGGCCTGCCCATCTGGGCCGAGGGCCTGATGTTCTTCTACTGCTACATCCTGCTGCTCATCCTGCCCTGCGTGTCGCTCAGTGAAATCAGCATGCAGGGCGAGCACATGTCGCCGCAAAAGATGATGTTGTACCCGGTTCTGAGCCTGGTCACCATAAACGTGGTCACCATCCTCATACGAGGTGTGAACATGGTGCTGTTTCAGGACAGCCGCGTTTCCACCATCTTCGTCGGGAAGAACGTGGTGGCCATCGCCACCAAGGCGTCAACCTTCCTGGAGTACCGCCGACAGGTGAAGGAGTTCCCCCACCCGCAGAACGCCATGGCACTAGAGCTGCAGCAGAACAGCCACACGCAGCCGCTGCCCAACGCCACCAGTTTGCCACATGAACCTTCGCCGGCGCAGGACGTCATTGACACATGA